In Flavobacterium lacustre, a genomic segment contains:
- the pgi gene encoding glucose-6-phosphate isomerase, whose amino-acid sequence MALNTTNPTGTEAWNKLQKHYEKMQTASMHEMFQSDASRVEKFNLKWNDFLVDFSKNRINEETLTLLLELANQVGLKSAISEYFEGGIINQTENRAVLHTALRAKESAVINVEGINVVPEIYEVKSKIKAFTNEITSGLRTGYTGKPFTDIVNIGIGGSDLGPVMAVEALQFYKNHLNVHFVSNVDGDHVNEIIKKLNPETTLFVIVSKTFTTQETLTNSETIREWFLKSATQSDVAKHFVAVSTNLQKVTEFGINSDNVFPMWDWVGGRFSLWSAVGLSISLAVGFDNFDELLNGASEMDEHFKTADFDKNIPVTLALLSVWYNNFFGAESEALIPYTQYLQKLAPYLQQGTMESNGKSVGRDGKPVNYQTGTIIWGEPGTNAQHAFFQLIHQGTKVIPTDFIGFVKPLYGDDNHHDKLMSNFFAQTEALMHGKTQEQVQAEFDKQGLSKDTAEALLPFKVFAGNKPTNTVLIQKLTPKTLGSLIAMYEHKIFVQGIIWNIFSFDQWGVELGKQLANSILEEINTKTIKEHDSSTSFLLNHFLTNK is encoded by the coding sequence ATGGCTTTAAATACAACAAACCCAACAGGTACCGAAGCTTGGAATAAGCTTCAAAAGCATTATGAAAAAATGCAAACGGCATCGATGCACGAAATGTTTCAATCAGATGCTTCACGAGTAGAAAAATTCAATTTGAAATGGAATGATTTCTTAGTTGATTTTTCAAAAAATCGAATCAATGAGGAAACGTTAACGTTATTACTCGAATTAGCCAATCAAGTTGGACTTAAAAGCGCTATTTCAGAATATTTTGAAGGAGGAATTATCAATCAAACTGAAAACAGAGCAGTACTTCATACGGCATTAAGAGCCAAAGAATCCGCAGTTATAAATGTTGAAGGAATAAATGTCGTTCCTGAAATTTACGAAGTAAAAAGTAAAATAAAAGCATTTACAAACGAAATCACTTCCGGTTTAAGAACAGGTTACACCGGAAAACCATTTACAGATATTGTAAACATTGGTATTGGTGGTTCAGACTTAGGACCAGTAATGGCTGTTGAAGCGTTACAGTTTTATAAAAATCACTTAAATGTTCATTTTGTTTCGAATGTTGATGGCGATCATGTAAACGAAATTATAAAAAAATTAAACCCGGAAACTACACTTTTTGTTATCGTTTCTAAAACATTTACAACTCAGGAAACACTAACGAATTCAGAAACAATACGAGAGTGGTTTTTAAAATCAGCAACTCAATCTGATGTAGCGAAGCATTTTGTGGCGGTTTCTACAAATCTTCAAAAAGTAACTGAATTTGGAATTAATTCTGACAATGTTTTCCCAATGTGGGACTGGGTTGGAGGACGATTCTCTTTATGGAGCGCAGTAGGACTTTCAATAAGTTTAGCAGTAGGTTTTGATAATTTTGACGAATTATTGAATGGTGCAAGTGAAATGGATGAGCATTTTAAAACAGCTGATTTTGACAAAAATATCCCTGTAACTTTAGCATTATTAAGCGTTTGGTACAACAACTTTTTTGGTGCCGAAAGCGAAGCACTGATTCCTTACACACAATATTTGCAAAAATTAGCGCCTTACTTGCAACAAGGTACGATGGAAAGTAATGGAAAAAGTGTTGGTCGTGACGGAAAACCCGTTAATTATCAAACCGGAACTATTATTTGGGGAGAGCCGGGAACAAATGCACAACACGCCTTTTTTCAATTGATTCATCAAGGAACTAAAGTGATTCCAACTGATTTTATTGGATTTGTAAAACCATTATATGGAGATGACAATCATCATGACAAACTGATGTCTAACTTTTTTGCACAGACAGAAGCTTTAATGCACGGAAAAACTCAAGAACAAGTTCAGGCAGAATTCGATAAACAAGGTTTGTCAAAAGATACAGCAGAAGCGCTTTTGCCTTTTAAAGTCTTTGCAGGAAACAAACCTACCAATACTGTTTTAATCCAAAAATTAACTCCAAAAACATTAGGTTCGTTAATTGCAATGTATGAGCATAAAATTTTTGTTCAAGGAATTATCTGGAATATTTTCAGTTTTGACCAATGGGGAGTTGAGTTAGGAAAACAGTTGGCAAATTCTATTTTGGAAGAAATCAATACAAAAACGATTAAAGAACACGATAGTTCGACTTCATTTTTGTTAAATCATTTTTTGACAAATAAGTAA
- a CDS encoding TonB-dependent receptor, with protein sequence MKTMKNWLLTGLMLLVVSTVFSQGKVTGTITDGQGALPGANVAIKGTTAGSSSDIDGKFSVDATANSGELVITYLGFETKTVKFSVSNGGTTNLGTIILTSDSNQLEEIVVVGRGLIDLAKERKTPIAVSTIKAAEIQTKVGAADVTQAFVNTPSVYVAGQAGGFGDSRISVRGFQQDNTAFLLNGQPINGMEDGKMYWSNWSGMSDIANFIQVQRGLGSSKLAISSVGGTVNFVTKATDKKEGGFISTSTANNDYLKTTAAYNSGIMKNGFGVSVLLSHWQGDGYNKGTFGQGQSYFISFGYKANDKHSFNFLLTGAPQWHDQNFTKKISDYLGFGRNYNNNYGYLNGQYISERTNFYHKPVANFNWDYKISDKTDLSTVVYASWGRGGGTGNYGSGKKSISEVNPYTGLSQSTYIDFDQIYSNNSALADADQTFAKSYLIRSSMNNHAWYGVVSNLKTKLNENISFNAGIDLRTYKGTHYRQVNNFLGLTSFTDVRKLRGANHLTQGSNVSQIVNKSMSTDPWGAFFNKIDNNQKIDYDYSEKISYGGLFGQLEYSKDNLSAFLQASVSNQSHQRFDVYDYLPEFKDSEKVNNLGFNVKTGGSFKINESNSLYVNAGYYSRQPYHDNIYLNFTNEVNPLTSNEKILGLEAGYNFKINNFSASLNAYRTSWEDRVVSSSRVVTALTETVGTTVLAQGDLVYKSNLGVQQLHTGLELDFVYKPFKELNFKGFASIGDWKYKGNSTTRETDENQNLLKESLVDVDGGRVGDAAQTTWGLGADYFLSKNVSFDLDWRTYDKLYANSGAIKENLMLPTYDLVDAGATYKMFVGKNKQNTVSFRLTMNNIFDEVYLSELSGTPIKASATLGSGTYESAGRTYKGIADANQGYFGFGRTWNFTLRYNF encoded by the coding sequence ATGAAGACAATGAAAAATTGGTTACTCACTGGATTAATGTTATTGGTAGTTTCAACAGTATTTTCTCAAGGAAAAGTTACAGGAACTATTACGGATGGTCAAGGTGCTTTACCTGGAGCAAATGTTGCTATCAAAGGTACTACAGCTGGATCTTCTTCAGATATTGACGGAAAATTTTCTGTTGATGCAACTGCTAATTCTGGAGAATTAGTTATTACTTATTTAGGTTTCGAAACCAAAACAGTTAAATTTAGTGTTTCTAATGGAGGAACAACAAATTTAGGTACAATCATTTTGACTTCTGATTCTAATCAATTAGAGGAGATTGTAGTAGTAGGAAGAGGACTTATCGATTTAGCTAAAGAACGTAAAACGCCTATAGCAGTTTCTACCATTAAAGCGGCTGAAATTCAAACAAAAGTAGGTGCTGCGGATGTTACTCAAGCATTTGTCAATACGCCATCAGTTTATGTTGCGGGGCAAGCGGGAGGATTTGGAGATTCTCGAATTTCTGTTCGTGGATTCCAGCAAGATAATACCGCTTTTTTATTAAATGGACAACCAATTAATGGAATGGAAGATGGTAAAATGTACTGGTCTAACTGGTCTGGAATGTCTGATATTGCTAATTTTATTCAAGTGCAAAGAGGTTTGGGTTCTTCTAAATTAGCCATTTCATCAGTTGGTGGTACAGTAAACTTTGTTACTAAGGCAACTGACAAAAAAGAAGGAGGTTTTATTTCGACATCTACAGCAAACAATGATTATCTAAAAACTACAGCTGCCTATAACTCAGGGATTATGAAAAATGGGTTTGGAGTTAGTGTTTTATTATCTCACTGGCAAGGTGACGGGTATAATAAAGGTACTTTTGGTCAAGGTCAAAGCTATTTCATCTCTTTTGGATACAAAGCGAATGACAAACATAGTTTTAACTTCTTGCTTACAGGAGCTCCTCAATGGCATGATCAAAATTTCACAAAAAAGATATCTGATTATTTAGGTTTTGGAAGAAACTATAACAATAATTATGGTTATTTGAATGGACAATACATATCAGAAAGAACAAACTTTTACCACAAACCGGTAGCTAATTTTAACTGGGATTATAAAATTTCTGATAAAACAGATTTATCTACAGTAGTATATGCTTCTTGGGGTCGAGGAGGAGGAACAGGAAACTACGGAAGTGGTAAAAAAAGTATATCTGAAGTAAATCCTTATACAGGATTAAGTCAGTCAACTTATATTGATTTTGATCAAATCTATTCAAATAACTCAGCATTAGCTGATGCAGATCAAACTTTTGCAAAAAGTTATTTGATCAGATCATCTATGAATAATCATGCATGGTATGGTGTGGTGTCGAATCTAAAGACTAAATTAAACGAAAATATTTCTTTTAATGCAGGTATTGATTTAAGAACTTACAAAGGAACTCACTACAGACAAGTAAATAATTTTTTAGGACTGACAAGTTTTACAGATGTTAGAAAATTAAGAGGAGCGAATCATTTAACTCAAGGAAGCAATGTGAGTCAAATTGTAAATAAGTCGATGTCTACAGACCCATGGGGAGCTTTTTTTAATAAAATAGATAATAATCAAAAAATTGATTACGATTATAGTGAAAAGATTTCTTATGGAGGTTTATTTGGTCAATTAGAATACAGTAAAGATAACTTGTCTGCATTTTTACAAGCATCTGTCTCAAACCAATCTCACCAAAGATTCGATGTCTATGATTATTTACCAGAGTTCAAAGATTCTGAAAAAGTGAATAATTTGGGATTTAATGTGAAAACAGGAGGTAGTTTTAAAATCAATGAAAGCAATTCGTTATATGTAAATGCAGGATATTATTCTCGTCAACCATACCACGATAATATTTATTTGAATTTTACGAATGAAGTTAATCCGTTAACATCAAATGAAAAAATTCTAGGTTTAGAAGCGGGTTATAACTTTAAAATTAATAATTTTTCAGCAAGTTTAAATGCTTACAGAACTTCATGGGAAGACAGAGTTGTTTCTTCTTCAAGAGTAGTAACTGCTTTGACAGAAACTGTTGGTACAACTGTATTAGCACAAGGTGATTTAGTCTATAAATCTAACTTAGGTGTACAGCAATTACATACAGGACTTGAATTGGATTTTGTATACAAGCCATTTAAAGAGTTGAATTTTAAAGGGTTTGCCTCTATTGGTGATTGGAAATATAAAGGAAATTCTACTACAAGAGAAACTGATGAAAATCAAAACTTGTTAAAAGAATCTTTGGTTGATGTAGATGGAGGAAGAGTGGGTGATGCTGCTCAGACTACATGGGGATTAGGGGCTGATTATTTCTTGTCTAAAAACGTTTCATTCGATTTAGATTGGAGAACTTATGACAAACTGTATGCTAATTCAGGTGCTATTAAAGAAAATTTAATGCTACCAACATATGATTTAGTTGATGCTGGAGCTACATATAAAATGTTTGTTGGAAAAAATAAACAAAACACAGTTAGTTTTAGACTTACAATGAACAATATTTTTGACGAGGTTTATTTGTCAGAATTATCAGGAACGCCAATCAAAGCTTCTGCTACATTAGGTTCAGGAACATATGAATCAGCAGGAAGAACTTATAAAGGTATAGCTGATGCCAATCAAGGATACTTCGGTTTTGGAAGAACTTGGAACTTTACGCTACGTTACAACTTCTAA